In the genome of Nocardia terpenica, one region contains:
- a CDS encoding sulfite oxidase: MTTVSDPARKLVKPTPPELMEDAGTGLDYGTRPDRVPGYLTPTDRFFVRSHAATPQIDAATWALCIDGKGVREPIAYTYDELWNCFPLTSVVRTIECAGNRRTLFGAEVGKPFRGTGWGRGAISTAEWTGVRLRDLLEPAGITPDACEVMPEGLDEIRARRPMPLAKACADDTLVALTMNGEVLPPDHGFPARMVVSGWLGAASIKWLGRIEVSDSAIHVPWNTDDYVLIGPDFPRRLPARGAVITALTVTSLVELPWPAHLRPEPQMIRGRAFAGENLVTAVQYRIDDDPWQDAQITPPIMTGAWVRWQFPWNPHPGHHTLRVRARDDQGNTQPDSTPWNELGYLHSSVLAHPIHVAHPSPTHKPHDRTRGTGT, encoded by the coding sequence ATGACCACCGTTTCCGACCCTGCCCGCAAACTCGTCAAGCCCACACCGCCCGAGCTGATGGAGGACGCCGGCACCGGCCTGGACTACGGAACCCGCCCGGACCGCGTCCCCGGCTATCTGACCCCGACCGATCGCTTCTTCGTCCGCAGCCACGCGGCCACTCCGCAGATAGACGCGGCCACCTGGGCGCTGTGCATCGACGGCAAAGGAGTGCGCGAACCGATCGCCTACACCTACGACGAGCTGTGGAACTGTTTTCCACTGACCTCGGTGGTCCGAACGATCGAGTGTGCGGGCAACCGCCGCACTCTGTTCGGCGCGGAGGTCGGGAAACCGTTCCGGGGCACCGGATGGGGCCGCGGCGCGATCAGCACCGCCGAATGGACCGGTGTCCGCCTGCGCGACCTTCTCGAACCGGCCGGAATCACCCCCGACGCCTGCGAAGTCATGCCCGAAGGGCTCGACGAGATCCGGGCCCGCCGCCCGATGCCGCTGGCCAAGGCATGCGCCGACGACACCCTCGTCGCCCTGACCATGAACGGCGAGGTGCTCCCACCCGACCACGGATTCCCCGCCCGCATGGTGGTATCCGGCTGGCTCGGCGCGGCCAGCATCAAATGGCTGGGCCGAATCGAAGTCTCCGACAGCGCCATTCACGTGCCCTGGAACACCGACGATTACGTGCTGATCGGCCCCGACTTCCCGAGACGCCTGCCCGCGCGCGGTGCGGTGATCACCGCCCTCACCGTGACCAGTCTCGTCGAACTACCCTGGCCCGCACACCTGAGACCCGAACCGCAGATGATCCGCGGACGAGCCTTCGCAGGCGAAAACCTGGTCACCGCAGTCCAATACCGAATCGACGACGACCCCTGGCAGGACGCACAGATCACTCCACCGATCATGACAGGCGCCTGGGTACGCTGGCAGTTCCCCTGGAACCCGCACCCCGGCCACCACACCCTCCGCGTCCGCGCCCGCGACGACCAGGGCAACACCCAGCCCGATTCCACCCCATGGAACGAACTGGGCTACCTCCACAGCTCAGTCCTCGCCCACCCCATACACGTCGCCCACCCATCGCCCACCCACAAGCCACACGATCGAACACGGGGCACGGGCACGTGA
- a CDS encoding DUF305 domain-containing protein encodes MTETADPGLDEHPAPVRRQRTALLILAVIGLLATGFALGLIARNPLQDKTDAAPNAVDTGFCQDMSVHHAQAVQMAGLELSGGSDPEVKRLAYDILTTQQNQAGRMQGWLQLWSKPTMNPDGYMGWMTEPAAGHDHGMSHPVSGPMQTMPGMATPDEMERLRRATGPAQDTLFLQLMLRHHRGGLPMVDYATTHADTDAVRTLADSMGKTQQGEIQLMTQMLTTR; translated from the coding sequence GTGACAGAGACCGCCGATCCCGGCCTCGACGAGCACCCGGCACCGGTGCGGCGGCAGCGCACGGCCCTGCTGATCCTGGCCGTGATCGGCCTGCTGGCGACCGGCTTCGCGCTCGGCCTGATCGCACGGAACCCGTTGCAGGACAAGACCGATGCCGCCCCCAACGCGGTGGACACCGGCTTCTGCCAGGACATGTCGGTGCATCACGCGCAGGCGGTGCAGATGGCCGGGCTGGAACTGTCCGGCGGCAGCGATCCGGAGGTGAAGCGGCTGGCCTACGACATCCTCACCACCCAGCAGAACCAGGCCGGGCGGATGCAGGGCTGGCTGCAGCTGTGGAGCAAGCCCACGATGAACCCGGACGGCTACATGGGCTGGATGACCGAACCGGCCGCCGGTCACGACCACGGCATGTCCCATCCCGTGTCCGGCCCGATGCAAACCATGCCCGGCATGGCCACCCCGGACGAGATGGAACGCCTGCGCCGCGCCACCGGCCCCGCCCAGGACACCCTGTTCCTCCAACTCATGCTGCGCCACCACCGAGGCGGCCTCCCCATGGTCGACTACGCCACCACCCACGCCGACACCGACGCGGTCCGCACCCTGGCCGACAGCATGGGCAAGACCCAACAGGGCGAGATACAACTGATGACCCAGATGCTAACCACCCGCTAG
- a CDS encoding DUF3105 domain-containing protein, with translation MPNTSADGNSARQDRAARSAKAIRAAAKSSKSTAVRNAPGGGKMPGGRRIPWLTVGAAVVIVVLIGALAAYLVPKYEDKADVEKFTPTAAKKDPSSQIPGVITKEYQAGLHVGPTQRVAYDMSPPMGGPHDASWATCTGVVYAKAIRTENAVHSLEHGAIWIAYNPDRIDGAALDTLKQKVQGKPAMLLSPYPGLDTPISVQAWGHQLKLASADDKRINEFISALRLNQYTYPEVGADCANPTFDTANPPPFDPAPPGPDAVPMDGKGLRPDVSEMSGGGIPGLPGGGMPGLPGGIPGLPGVPGAPDAPGAPGGPQGGGQ, from the coding sequence ATGCCCAACACCAGTGCCGACGGGAATTCGGCCCGGCAGGACAGGGCGGCCAGATCGGCCAAGGCCATTCGCGCCGCCGCGAAATCCTCCAAATCCACGGCCGTTCGCAACGCTCCCGGCGGCGGGAAAATGCCCGGCGGCCGGCGGATTCCGTGGCTGACGGTCGGTGCGGCGGTGGTCATCGTCGTCCTGATCGGAGCGCTCGCCGCCTATCTGGTGCCCAAGTACGAGGACAAGGCCGACGTCGAGAAGTTCACCCCGACGGCGGCGAAGAAGGACCCCTCGTCGCAGATCCCCGGCGTGATCACGAAGGAGTACCAGGCCGGTCTGCACGTCGGCCCGACGCAGCGGGTGGCCTACGACATGAGCCCGCCGATGGGCGGACCGCACGACGCCTCCTGGGCGACCTGCACCGGCGTCGTGTACGCCAAGGCCATCCGGACCGAGAATGCGGTGCATTCGCTGGAGCACGGTGCGATCTGGATCGCCTACAACCCGGACCGGATCGACGGCGCGGCGCTGGACACGCTGAAGCAGAAGGTGCAGGGCAAGCCCGCCATGCTCCTGTCGCCGTACCCGGGCCTGGACACCCCGATCTCGGTGCAGGCGTGGGGACATCAGCTGAAGCTGGCCAGCGCCGACGACAAGCGCATCAACGAGTTCATCAGCGCGCTGCGGCTCAACCAGTACACCTACCCGGAGGTCGGCGCGGACTGCGCGAACCCGACCTTCGACACCGCCAACCCGCCGCCGTTCGACCCCGCTCCCCCGGGCCCGGACGCGGTGCCGATGGACGGCAAGGGCCTGCGCCCCGATGTGTCGGAGATGAGCGGCGGCGGCATTCCGGGCCTGCCCGGCGGCGGTATGCCCGGCCTGCCCGGCGGCATTCCCGGACTGCCCGGCGTACCCGGCGCGCCCGATGCTCCCGGCGCGCCCGGTGGGCCGCAGGGCGGCGGGCAGTGA
- the argS gene encoding arginine--tRNA ligase has product MTPADLADLLRATAAKVLVERGSDPAVLPDEVKVERPRNPEHGDYATNVAMQVAKKAGMNPRELAGLLAEALSATDAIDVAEVAGPGFLNIRLAAAAQGAILEQIRSAGPAYGTGSALAGTRINLEFVSANPTGPIHLGGTRWASVGDALGRILAAQGADVTREYYFNDHGAQIDRFAESLIAAATGAPTPEKGYAGAYIGEIAGTVVAAHPQAPTLPAAERHELFRREGVELMFAHIKQTLHEFGTDFDVYFNESSLFASGAVEKAVETLKASGDLYEKDGAWWIASTEYGDDQDRVVIKSDGKAAYIAGDIAYFQNKRSRGFDLCIYMLGADHHGYIGRLKAAAAAFGDDPNTVEVLIGQMVNLVKDGVAVRMSKRAGTVVTLDDLVEAIGVDAARYVLVRSSVNSGIDIDLDLWTKQSSENPVYYVQYAHARTCAVGRNAADLGFAAVAPDLALLVADEEGELIRTLGEYPSVVAGAAALREPHRVARYLEELAGAYHRFQTNKALRILPQGDDPVAPVNAARLELVNATRQVLANGLGLLGVSAPERM; this is encoded by the coding sequence GTGACTCCAGCTGACCTTGCAGATCTCCTTCGTGCTACCGCGGCGAAGGTGCTTGTCGAACGTGGATCGGACCCGGCCGTCCTGCCCGACGAGGTCAAGGTGGAGCGTCCCCGCAACCCGGAACACGGTGACTATGCCACGAATGTGGCTATGCAGGTGGCCAAGAAGGCCGGAATGAATCCGCGCGAGTTGGCCGGGCTGCTGGCCGAGGCGCTGTCGGCCACCGACGCCATCGATGTCGCCGAGGTCGCCGGTCCGGGCTTTCTGAACATTCGGCTCGCCGCGGCCGCGCAGGGCGCGATCCTGGAGCAGATCCGGTCCGCTGGGCCCGCCTACGGCACCGGGTCGGCGCTCGCGGGCACCCGCATCAACCTCGAGTTCGTCTCCGCGAATCCGACCGGCCCGATCCATCTCGGCGGCACCCGCTGGGCGTCGGTCGGCGACGCGCTGGGCCGGATCCTGGCCGCCCAGGGCGCCGATGTCACGCGCGAGTACTACTTCAACGACCACGGCGCCCAGATCGACCGCTTCGCCGAGTCGCTGATCGCCGCCGCCACCGGCGCCCCCACGCCCGAGAAGGGTTATGCCGGAGCCTATATCGGCGAGATCGCCGGCACGGTGGTGGCCGCGCACCCGCAGGCGCCGACGCTGCCCGCGGCCGAGCGGCACGAGCTGTTCCGCCGCGAGGGCGTCGAGCTGATGTTCGCGCACATCAAGCAGACCCTGCACGAGTTCGGCACCGACTTCGACGTCTACTTCAACGAGAGTTCGCTGTTCGCCTCCGGCGCGGTCGAGAAGGCCGTCGAGACGCTGAAGGCGTCCGGCGATCTGTACGAGAAGGACGGCGCCTGGTGGATCGCGAGCACCGAGTACGGCGACGATCAGGACCGGGTGGTCATCAAGAGCGACGGCAAGGCCGCCTACATCGCCGGTGACATCGCCTACTTCCAGAACAAGCGCTCGCGCGGCTTCGATCTGTGCATCTACATGCTCGGCGCCGACCACCACGGCTACATCGGCCGGCTGAAGGCCGCGGCGGCCGCGTTCGGCGACGACCCGAACACCGTCGAGGTGCTCATCGGCCAGATGGTGAATCTGGTGAAAGACGGTGTGGCCGTGCGCATGAGCAAGCGCGCGGGCACCGTCGTCACGCTCGACGACCTGGTCGAGGCGATCGGCGTGGACGCCGCCCGGTACGTGCTGGTGCGCAGCTCGGTGAACTCCGGCATCGACATCGACCTGGACCTGTGGACCAAGCAGAGCAGCGAGAATCCGGTCTACTACGTGCAATACGCGCACGCCCGCACCTGCGCGGTCGGCCGCAATGCCGCCGATCTCGGATTCGCCGCCGTCGCACCGGATCTCGCGCTGCTGGTCGCCGACGAGGAGGGCGAGCTGATCCGCACTCTCGGCGAGTACCCGTCGGTGGTGGCCGGCGCCGCGGCCCTGCGCGAGCCGCACCGCGTCGCCCGCTACCTGGAGGAACTCGCCGGCGCCTACCACCGTTTCCAGACCAACAAGGCGCTGCGCATCCTGCCGCAGGGCGACGACCCGGTCGCCCCGGTCAACGCCGCGCGGCTCGAACTGGTCAACGCCACCCGTCAGGTCCTCGCCAACGGCCTCGGCCTGCTCGGCGTCAGCGCACCGGAGAGAATGTAG
- the lysA gene encoding diaminopimelate decarboxylase produces the protein MSAHPAGPRHAEIPHAPNLPERPSDPAELIELPANVWPRNASRDADGVVRLAGVPVTELAEQYGTPLFVIDEDDFRSRCRDMVRAFGEGARVHYASKAFLCGEVARWVRDEGLSLDVCSGGELAVALHAGFPAQRIALHGNNKSVPELEAAVRAGVGHVVVDSLIEIDRLEAVAGRAGVVQDVLVRVTVGVEAHTHEYISTAHEDQKFGFSIAGGDAMEALARVFEADNLRLVGLHSHIGSQIFDIDGFEISARRMLRLLRDAIDKFGVERTAQIHTLDLGGGLGISYLPSDDPPPLTEFAAKVRDLVAAEAAQIGLPAPTLAVEPGRAIAGPGTVTLYEVGTTKDVTLDAGARRRYVSVDGGMSDNIRPALYQADYDCRLVSRGSESQAVVARVVGKHCESGDIVIRDTWMPADVGPGDLVAVAATGAYCYSMSSRYNMLTRPAVVAVRAGQSRPILRRETVADLLSLEVEA, from the coding sequence ATGAGTGCACACCCCGCAGGTCCCAGGCACGCCGAAATTCCCCACGCACCCAATCTGCCGGAGCGGCCTTCCGATCCGGCGGAGCTGATCGAGCTGCCCGCGAATGTGTGGCCGCGCAATGCCTCTCGCGACGCCGACGGTGTGGTGCGGCTCGCCGGTGTGCCGGTGACCGAGCTCGCCGAGCAGTACGGCACCCCGTTGTTCGTGATCGACGAGGACGACTTCCGTTCCCGCTGCAGGGATATGGTGCGCGCGTTCGGTGAGGGCGCGCGAGTCCACTACGCCTCCAAGGCATTCCTGTGCGGCGAGGTCGCGCGCTGGGTGCGCGACGAGGGCCTGTCGCTGGACGTGTGTTCCGGCGGCGAGCTCGCGGTGGCCCTGCACGCCGGGTTCCCCGCGCAGCGAATCGCCCTGCACGGCAACAATAAATCGGTGCCCGAGCTGGAAGCCGCGGTGCGCGCCGGGGTGGGTCACGTCGTGGTCGACTCGCTGATCGAGATCGATCGGCTGGAGGCCGTGGCCGGGCGCGCCGGTGTGGTGCAGGACGTGCTGGTGCGCGTCACCGTCGGCGTGGAAGCCCATACGCACGAATACATTTCGACCGCGCACGAGGACCAGAAGTTCGGTTTCTCCATCGCGGGCGGCGACGCCATGGAGGCGCTGGCGCGCGTGTTCGAGGCGGACAACCTGCGCCTGGTCGGCCTGCACAGCCACATCGGCTCGCAGATCTTCGACATCGACGGCTTCGAGATCTCCGCGCGCCGCATGCTGCGGCTGCTGCGCGACGCCATCGACAAGTTCGGCGTGGAGCGCACCGCGCAGATCCACACCCTGGATCTCGGTGGCGGCCTTGGTATCTCGTACCTGCCGAGCGACGACCCGCCGCCGCTGACCGAATTCGCCGCCAAGGTGCGCGATCTGGTCGCGGCCGAGGCCGCGCAGATCGGGCTGCCCGCCCCGACCCTCGCGGTGGAGCCGGGCCGCGCCATCGCCGGTCCGGGCACCGTGACCCTCTACGAGGTCGGTACCACGAAGGACGTCACGCTGGACGCGGGCGCGCGCCGCCGCTACGTGAGCGTCGACGGCGGCATGAGCGACAACATCCGGCCCGCCCTGTATCAGGCCGACTACGACTGCCGATTGGTCTCGCGCGGTAGCGAGTCGCAGGCCGTGGTCGCGCGGGTGGTCGGAAAGCACTGTGAGAGTGGGGATATCGTCATCCGTGACACCTGGATGCCCGCCGATGTGGGCCCGGGGGATCTGGTCGCGGTGGCGGCGACGGGCGCCTACTGCTACTCGATGTCCAGCCGCTACAACATGCTGACGCGTCCGGCCGTGGTGGCCGTCCGCGCAGGGCAGTCGCGTCCGATCCTCCGCCGGGAGACGGTGGCGGACCTGTTGAGCTTGGAGGTGGAAGCATGA
- a CDS encoding homoserine dehydrogenase, which yields MTEAVSVARPNGAFGSDHPIGVVVLGMGNVGTEVVRILRDNADDLRQRVGAPLALRGVAVRRLDVDRGIPAELLTTDAESLVTRPDVDLVIEVMGGIDPARSLITAALNAGKSVVTANKALLADYTGELAAAAERSRADLYFEAAVAGAIPVVRPLIQSLSGDRVNRVVGIVNGTTNFILSAMDETGADYAETLAEATRLGYAEADPTADVEGYDAAAKAAILASLAFHTRVTAADVYREGISRISAEDLETAAAVGCTVKLLAICERVPAGPGEPGPKEGGKERISVRVYPALIPRKHPLSSVNGAFNAIVVEADNAGRLMFYGQGAGGAPTAAAVMGDLVMAARNKFYSGRAPGESVYAELPIAPIGDTPTRYHVNLQVADRIGVLQAVAGEFAKHGVSISTVRQEGHGAGARLVVVTHHAEESALADTVAALAELESVTSVTSVLRLEGTEE from the coding sequence ATGACCGAGGCCGTGTCCGTGGCCAGACCGAACGGAGCGTTCGGCTCCGATCACCCGATCGGTGTGGTGGTGCTCGGTATGGGCAACGTCGGGACCGAGGTCGTGCGGATTCTGCGCGACAACGCCGACGATCTGCGGCAGCGCGTGGGCGCGCCGCTGGCGCTGCGCGGTGTCGCGGTGCGCCGGCTCGACGTCGATCGCGGCATTCCCGCCGAACTGCTCACCACCGATGCCGAGAGCCTGGTCACCCGCCCCGACGTCGATCTGGTGATCGAGGTGATGGGCGGCATCGACCCGGCCCGCTCGCTGATCACCGCGGCGCTCAACGCCGGAAAATCGGTGGTGACCGCGAACAAGGCCCTGCTCGCCGACTACACCGGCGAACTGGCCGCCGCCGCCGAGCGCAGCCGCGCCGACCTGTACTTCGAGGCCGCCGTCGCCGGGGCGATCCCGGTGGTGCGCCCGCTGATCCAGTCGCTGTCCGGCGACCGGGTCAACCGGGTGGTCGGAATCGTCAACGGCACAACGAATTTCATCCTGTCCGCGATGGACGAGACCGGCGCCGACTACGCCGAGACGCTGGCCGAGGCCACCCGCCTGGGCTACGCCGAGGCCGACCCGACCGCCGACGTCGAGGGCTACGACGCCGCCGCCAAGGCCGCCATCCTGGCCTCGCTGGCCTTCCACACCCGGGTCACCGCCGCCGACGTCTACCGTGAGGGCATCTCCCGGATCAGCGCCGAGGATCTGGAGACCGCCGCGGCCGTGGGCTGCACCGTCAAGCTGCTCGCCATCTGCGAGCGGGTCCCCGCCGGTCCGGGCGAGCCCGGGCCGAAAGAGGGTGGCAAGGAACGGATTTCGGTGCGGGTGTATCCGGCGCTGATCCCGCGCAAGCATCCGCTGTCGTCGGTGAACGGCGCGTTCAACGCGATCGTGGTGGAGGCCGACAATGCCGGGCGGCTGATGTTCTACGGCCAGGGCGCCGGTGGCGCACCGACCGCGGCGGCCGTGATGGGCGACCTGGTGATGGCCGCGCGCAACAAGTTCTACAGTGGCCGCGCCCCGGGCGAATCGGTTTATGCTGAGCTGCCGATAGCGCCGATCGGCGACACACCGACCCGCTACCACGTCAACCTGCAGGTTGCCGACCGCATCGGGGTGCTGCAGGCGGTGGCCGGGGAGTTCGCCAAGCACGGCGTCAGCATCTCGACGGTCCGCCAGGAGGGACACGGCGCGGGCGCTCGACTGGTCGTGGTCACCCACCACGCGGAGGAGTCGGCGCTGGCCGATACCGTGGCCGCGCTCGCCGAATTGGAATCCGTCACGTCCGTGACCAGCGTCTTGAGATTGGAAGGCACCGAGGAATGA